The genomic stretch GGTTCCAACCTGCAGCGCTTTCAGCTGCTGGTGTCCAAGGAGACCGACGCGGAGATCTTCGGTAAGCCGGAAGTTACTCATGCAGATCCGCGCAGAAGGGCCTTCAGCCATGACATGAAAGGAACATACCTCGAGAAGAGGACGAGATTCCTGCGCAAGACCGTGTGCGGATACCGCGAAACAGGTCGGGAAGTCATCGTAGAAGGTACGACCCTGCGGATGCTGGAAAGCGCCAATTGCTACGGCTATCTCATCGGACACGACGGACCCCTGGCGGAATGGGAAGACCAGATCATTGCCAAGGGCGGGGGCAAACTCGAGGCGGCCCGCGGCAATCCAAATCTGTTCTATGCAGCTGTGGAACACGGACGGTCAATGGAGCTGAGTACGTCCGTGGAGGCTCGCGAACAGCCTAGAGGGCCTTGCACTTGCGGCGATTGGAGGTGCGTGATGGGAAGCCCCCGGTAGGCTTTCGAGTGCAGGGGCCTCCGAAGAAAGAACCAAGTATGGCGCTGAAGGAGGGCACATGGCAACACCGCTGAGCCATCCGCTCCTCTACTGGGGTGGCGCGGTGTTGGTGACGCTCGGCGCCGCTGGATGGCTGGCGGCGCGTGAGCGGCTGAGCCCCTGGACCATGCTCATGGCCGGCGCGGCAGCTCTGCCCGGCGCCGTGCTCGGCGCCAAAGGGTACGCGCGGATGGTTGGACCCGCGGGGGCAGGCGAGCCGACGCAGGCCGGCGGCGCCGTTGGTGTCTTCGCAGGAGCGGCTTTCTTCGCCTGGCTCCTGCTTCGCTTGCGGGGGACACGGTTTCTCGACTACGGGGACGCGGCGGCCCCTGCCGTGGCGCTCGGATATGCGCTGTACCGCATCGGCTGCCACTTCAACGGTTGTTGCTTCGGTACGGTCACCGACGCTCCGTGGGCGGTGACCTTCGGCCCGACGACGGAGGCGTTTGCAGCCCAATTCGGCGGCGGGCTGATCCCGCCCTACGCCGAGCAGACGCTGCCGGTTCATCCCGCTCAGATCTACCACGCCGCTGCAGGACTTGCCGGCTGTGCGTTGTTGCTGCGCATGAAGCACGGACGACCCGGGCTGCGGTTGTCCGCCGCATTCATCCTTTATGGTGTGACGCGCTTTGCGATCGAGTGTGTGCGCGGTGATGCGCGGCCGATCCTGGGCCCGCTCGACGCAAACCAGCTTGCATGCATCGTGCTCGTCGCGTTGGGTGGGCTCTTGAGGGTGTCGCACATGGTCCCGGGGCGGCCGGCGGACCTCCCGCAAGAGGTCGTGCCATGAACCTCACTGGGACGACTGATCGGACAGAGGTTAGGCGGCTGCGCCTGCGGACTTGGGGCGGTGATCCGTTCCAGACGAGGCTACGGGCGGACGCCGTGCTGAGTTCGCTCGACCTGCGCCCGCCCGGCGTCCCCCCGTCGGCTATACTGGTGGTTAGGAGCCTGCCCGACCCTCTGCCCGGCCGGTTATCGCTGGCGCGCCATGGGTCGGCGCCGCCCTCCGAATGGCGCACGGCTCTCGTCAAGGACCTCGATGCTGTGGCGCGCCGCGCCGTGCGACCGGCACTTGGGGCGATCACCGCCGGAGCGGAGGCGGTGCTGTTCGCGGACCCGGCAGAGTTGTTGGCCTGCCTGGCCAGGGACTGGCTCAACGGCGTCGCCGGTACGCGCTGGTGGTGGCGCGCCTTGTTCCGGGATGCAGCCCCGGGGTTCTTAGTGCGCAGTGTGTGGACCGAAGAGGCGCGAGCGGCGCCAGAAGCTCTGGAGCGCCTGGCTGCGACTCGGGAAGCAGTTCCCTTCGTGCTCTCTCTGCCGCCGGAGGCCGCGCGCGGAATCCTCGACGAGGTGCTGCGCAGCCACGCTCTGGTGCCGCTGCAGGTGGCACTAGATGCGCCCGTGTCCGTGGCGGACCCCGTCGTGGATACGGCGCGGAAGGGTAAGTGGGCACCGTACGCCGATCCCGCGCCGCCGCCCGAGATCGTGGTTCGAAAGATACCCGAGGTCCTCGCCGCGGCGATGCCGTCGGCGCAACGGACATTGCTTGCAGTCGGACTGGCCCTGGTCCGGCTGCCCGGCGAAGCGAGGACCTCCGCTTTCGCCCACGGCGTTGGGCGCTGGCTTCACGGTGCGACGAACGATCCGCAGCTCAGGCCCGCGGTTGGGCCATCCGCCGTGCCCCCTTCATCGGCACGTGCGGCCGGGTCGTACCGCGCACCTACACCATTCGCGGCGCGGGCCCACGCGGTTCCCGCGCATGCTGATTGGGCGCAGCGGCGCCGCGCTTCAGAGGCACCGAGAGTCACGCAATACTCCGGAGGCGTGCCTGCGGGGTCGAGGCCTTCCGATTGTCCAGCTCTGACGCCGCCTGTGGGAGCAGTACTCGAGCCCGCCGTTCATTCTGGGCAAGAGGCGATCACAACGGCGTTCGGGGGGGTCTTCTGCCTTATCAACGCCGGGCTCTTCCTGAAGCTCTACGGCGATTTCACGACGCCGCTCGAACCCGGGATCGAGCTCCCGCTCTGGGATTTCCTGGCGCTGGCTGGCGAATCCTTCTCCAATGGTGCCCTGCGCACGGATCCGCTCTGGGGCCTGCTGGGCGACCTGGCTGGACGTGGCCCCGAGGTGGAGCCCGGCTCCTCATTCGTACCTCCCTGCGCCTGGCGCATCCCGCAGGACTGGCTGGTGCCCTTCATTTCCCATCACGGTGCTATGCGCTGGCGCGAGCAAGGCGGCCAACTCGTGGTACGGCATCCGGCGGGCTTCCCAATACTGGACGTGGAGCGGGAAGACTCTCCTCCCCGAAAGCAGCTGCAATCGGAACTGCGACCGTACCGAGGGCTCTTGAAGTGTCGAATCAAACCGGCGCGAGCACTCCGGACGAGGCCGTCCCCCTCGCCGGTTGCGCGCTGGTGCGGCTGGGTGATGCCCTATCTGGGAAGCCGGATTGCGCTGGCCATGAGACGGGCCGGCGCGCGCCGTGCCGCGGGGGATGTCCTGGTGCGCCAGGCGGCGCGCGTGGTGTTGAGTGCGGCAAGAGTGGACATCCATCTCCAACTGGCTCGGCTGCCGATCGAGGTGCGCCTTGCCGGTCTGGATCGCGACCCCGGGTGGGTCCCGTCGGCAGGTCGCGGCATCCGGTTTCACTATGATTGAGTCTTGCGACGTCGCCTCAACCACGGTCCTCTCGACCGGGGATCTCCCCCGTGATCCGGAAACGCACTTCCGGCTCTGCCTGTACTCGGCGGTGCTGCGCGTGGTGGCACGCGCCGTGGCAGCGCACGGCTCCTTTGAGGCCGCCTTTGCGGCATATCCCTTTCTCGCCGGCTACAGCAACCAGCTCGCGGACCACGGTCTGGGGGGGATGTCGATCGAACATGCACCTGCGCGCTGGCACCAGGCGGTGAGGTCCTGGGAGGAGGAATATTCCGCCCACCTTCCGATGCGTGCATTGCGCGAATCTCTCGGTCTCCGCGATGAGGAAGTCTCGTTGCTCATGGGCATCGGGTTGCCGGAGGTGGACGCGCGCTTTGGTGCGCTGTTCGAGCAGCTGAACGGCACCGCGGGTCTGCGTCGCCCGACAGTCGGGCTCCTTTCGGCGTGGTGGGCCGATAGCATGGATGTCGGTGTGCTCGTCCGCAGGCTGCTCGAGGACGGGCTTGTGGCAACAGTCAACCCGGAGGCCCCGCGCGCCGAGTGGCAGCTCACGGTTCCCCCGTTGATCTGGGATGCGATGCAGAATCGTGTAGTCGTGAGCGGCGGACCGTGGATCTGCCACCATCCGGTGACGGAGCTGTCATCACCTGCCTCGCTGATCCTCGATGAGGGCACTCGCCGCCGCCTTGCTGCGATTGCCGCATTGCTCGACCGTGGAGGCGAGGCGGAAGCCGTGATCATTCGCGGGGCCAGGGCGAACGGGCGTCGCACTGCGATGGGCGCGTTGGCATGCGCCACGGGTCGCGGCGTTCTCGAGGTTCGCGCCATGGCGCAACCGAGCGATCCGCGGTGGCGCACCGTGGGACCCCTGGCCACCCTGCTCCATGCCATGCCCGTGATCGTCGCCAACCCTGCGCCGGGGGAGACTGTCGAACTGCCTGACCTTTTGGCCTATCGGGGGCCCGTCGGAGTGACGCTCGGCCGCCTAGGGGGGGTCAGCGGCACTCCGGTGCGTCAGGCTGTCTCCCTGGAACTCGGGCTTCCTGGGATCGAAGAGAGGCGCGCCCATTGGGAAGCGGCGCTGGCCGGCCGCACGTGCGGGGAGTTGGACGTGATCGCTTCGCGCTTCCGACTCACGCGAGGCAACCTGCGGCGCGCAGCGGCGGTGGCCGTCAGGCTCGCCGCCCTGGACGGACGCGCCAGCGTGCTCCGCACCGACGTGGAGGCGGCATGCCGCAGCCTGAACAGGGAAGCGCTCGAAACCCTGGCGACCCGGATTAGCGGCGACGGCGATTGGACGCAATTGGCCGCGCCGCCGCAAACGATGACGAGTCTCCGCGAGTTGGAGACCCGATGTCGGCACCGCGAAGTCCTGGGTCGATGCGCCGGCGTTCTGGCGGCGCCGAATCCGGGGGTGCGCACCCTGTTCAAGGGGCCGAGCGGCACCGGTAAGACGTTGGCAGCCAGGCTGCTCGCCACCGCACTGGGCATGGATCTTTATCGACTGGACCTGTCCGCCGTGGTGAACAAGTACATCGGCGAAACCGAGAAGAACCTGGAGCTGGCGTTTTCGCGCGCCGAGGAGCTGGACGTGATCCTCTTGATCGACGAGGGCGACGCCTTGCTTACCAGACGTACCGACGTCAGCACCGCGAACGACCGTTACGCCAACCTCGAGACCAACTTCCTGCTCCAGCGGCTCGAATCCTATACGGGCATCTTGATCGTCACGACAAACGCCGGCGATCGCATCGACGGGGCCTTCGCCCGGAGGATGGACGTCGTCGTGGAGTTTCCACTGCCTCAGACCCAGGAGCGCTGGTCCATCTGGAACCTGCACCTGCCCGCGGGCAACGGGATCGACCAAGGGCTTCTCTGGGAGATCGCTGACCGCTGTGCGCTCAGCGGCGGCCAGATACGCAGCGCGGCGCTGCACGCGGCTCTGTCGGCGGTGGACCGCGGCGATGACGTGAAGGACCAGGACATTGTGAGTGCAGCGCGGCGCGAGTACCGCCGCTCCGGCGCCGTCTGTCCGTTGCCTGGCAATCCCTGAGGCACAGGACGATGGCCGTTGCTGCTCCCGCCAAGAGCCCTGCGGCTGCAAAAGCGGCCCCGGCACCCGCCCTGCTCGCAAAGGCGGCCCCAGCTCCT from bacterium encodes the following:
- a CDS encoding prolipoprotein diacylglyceryl transferase family protein, with amino-acid sequence MATPLSHPLLYWGGAVLVTLGAAGWLAARERLSPWTMLMAGAAALPGAVLGAKGYARMVGPAGAGEPTQAGGAVGVFAGAAFFAWLLLRLRGTRFLDYGDAAAPAVALGYALYRIGCHFNGCCFGTVTDAPWAVTFGPTTEAFAAQFGGGLIPPYAEQTLPVHPAQIYHAAAGLAGCALLLRMKHGRPGLRLSAAFILYGVTRFAIECVRGDARPILGPLDANQLACIVLVALGGLLRVSHMVPGRPADLPQEVVP
- a CDS encoding ATP-binding protein is translated as MPVWIATPGGSRRQVAASGFTMIESCDVASTTVLSTGDLPRDPETHFRLCLYSAVLRVVARAVAAHGSFEAAFAAYPFLAGYSNQLADHGLGGMSIEHAPARWHQAVRSWEEEYSAHLPMRALRESLGLRDEEVSLLMGIGLPEVDARFGALFEQLNGTAGLRRPTVGLLSAWWADSMDVGVLVRRLLEDGLVATVNPEAPRAEWQLTVPPLIWDAMQNRVVVSGGPWICHHPVTELSSPASLILDEGTRRRLAAIAALLDRGGEAEAVIIRGARANGRRTAMGALACATGRGVLEVRAMAQPSDPRWRTVGPLATLLHAMPVIVANPAPGETVELPDLLAYRGPVGVTLGRLGGVSGTPVRQAVSLELGLPGIEERRAHWEAALAGRTCGELDVIASRFRLTRGNLRRAAAVAVRLAALDGRASVLRTDVEAACRSLNREALETLATRISGDGDWTQLAAPPQTMTSLRELETRCRHREVLGRCAGVLAAPNPGVRTLFKGPSGTGKTLAARLLATALGMDLYRLDLSAVVNKYIGETEKNLELAFSRAEELDVILLIDEGDALLTRRTDVSTANDRYANLETNFLLQRLESYTGILIVTTNAGDRIDGAFARRMDVVVEFPLPQTQERWSIWNLHLPAGNGIDQGLLWEIADRCALSGGQIRSAALHAALSAVDRGDDVKDQDIVSAARREYRRSGAVCPLPGNP